A single genomic interval of Leptospirales bacterium harbors:
- the rpiA gene encoding ribose-5-phosphate isomerase RpiA: MKDASANAEGKRAAGLAAAALVENGQWVGLGTGSTAAFAISELGRRVQEEGLQIQCVATSLQSRNLALESGLRVMPLDRVARIDLSIDGADEIDPQLNLIKGGGAAHTIEKLVHSMADRFIVVADPSKLSPRLGDRFAVPVEALPSACAFVIRRLEQLGAAEIKLRHGSGKDGPVITDNGNLVLDARFQIEDPLQLERSIKSIPGVVESGIFAARKPRSGDCLIGEEGGVRQLQSV, from the coding sequence ATGAAAGATGCCAGCGCCAATGCAGAGGGAAAGCGTGCAGCGGGTCTCGCCGCCGCCGCCCTGGTCGAAAATGGACAGTGGGTCGGTCTCGGCACCGGTTCCACGGCGGCCTTTGCCATTTCTGAATTGGGCCGGCGTGTGCAGGAGGAAGGGCTGCAGATCCAGTGCGTGGCCACGTCGCTACAATCGCGCAACCTTGCGCTGGAATCAGGCCTGCGGGTGATGCCGCTGGATCGCGTGGCGCGCATCGATTTGAGCATCGACGGCGCTGACGAAATTGATCCGCAATTGAATTTGATCAAAGGCGGCGGCGCAGCGCATACGATAGAAAAACTTGTCCATAGCATGGCGGATCGCTTTATAGTAGTCGCTGATCCCAGCAAGCTGTCGCCGCGGCTTGGCGATCGCTTTGCAGTGCCAGTGGAAGCGCTGCCTTCCGCCTGCGCTTTTGTGATACGTCGCCTGGAGCAATTGGGCGCAGCGGAAATCAAGCTACGCCATGGCAGCGGCAAAGACGGACCGGTGATCACCGACAACGGCAATCTGGTGCTGGACGCGCGCTTTCAGATCGAGGACCCCTTGCAACTGGAACGATCGATCAAATCCATTCCAGGAGTGGTAGAAAGCGGCATCTTCGCCGCCCGCAAGCCGCGCTCCGGCGACTGTTTGATTGGCGAAGAAGGCGGAGTGCGCCAACTACAATCCGTCTGA
- a CDS encoding glutathione S-transferase family protein, protein MEALTLVIGDKNYSSWSLRPWLLLRYFQIPFDEILIPLRQPQTREQLLRHSPTARVPALKHGDLGIWESLAICEYLAELFPEKAMWPGDRSARAVARSVANEMHAGFQALRTHFPMNIRARLRRAPTPEVSADIARILELWGDCRARFGKGGPFLFGAFSIADAMYAPVICRLQTYEIELDHEPANYARAILQLPALQEWIAAAEKESSRLD, encoded by the coding sequence ATGGAAGCTCTGACACTGGTCATTGGCGATAAGAACTATTCCTCCTGGTCGCTGCGACCCTGGCTGCTGTTGCGCTATTTTCAGATCCCCTTTGATGAAATCTTGATTCCGCTGCGTCAGCCGCAAACCAGAGAGCAGTTGCTCCGCCACTCGCCGACCGCTCGCGTACCAGCGCTGAAGCATGGCGATCTGGGCATTTGGGAAAGCCTGGCAATTTGCGAGTACCTGGCGGAATTGTTTCCAGAAAAAGCGATGTGGCCGGGCGATCGTTCGGCGCGCGCTGTAGCGCGCAGCGTTGCCAATGAGATGCATGCCGGCTTTCAAGCATTGCGCACCCACTTCCCTATGAACATTCGCGCCCGCCTGCGTCGGGCGCCTACGCCGGAAGTATCCGCTGACATCGCCCGTATCCTGGAACTCTGGGGCGATTGCCGCGCGCGCTTTGGCAAGGGCGGCCCATTCCTGTTTGGCGCTTTTTCCATTGCTGATGCAATGTACGCACCGGTAATCTGTCGATTGCAGACCTATGAAATCGAACTGGATCATGAGCCGGCAAACTATGCGCGGGCTATTCTGCAGCTGCCGGCCCTGCAGGAATGGATTGCGGCGGCGGAAAAGGAGAGCTCTCGATTGGATTGA